The Variovorax sp. S12S4 genome includes the window ACCGAGCTGGCCGAGAAGATGCGCCTGCACTGCAACCGCGGCATCGTGGTCAACGACACCATGCAGACCGTGACCGATGCGCGCATCTACTCGGTGGGCGAATGCGCCGCCCACCGCGGCATCGCCTACGGGCTGGTCGCCCCCCTCTTCGAGCAGGCCAAGGTCGCGGCCAACCACCTGGCCCAGTTCGGCATCGGGCGCTACCTGGGCTCGCTCACCTCCACCAAGCTCAAGGTCACGGGCATCGACCTCTTCTCGGCCGGCGAGTTCATGGGCGGCGAAGGCACCGAGGAGATCGTCATGAGCGACCCCTTCGGCGGGGTCTACAAGAAGCTGGTGATCAAGGACGACAAGCTGGTGGGCGCGTGCCTGTACGGCGACACGGTGGACGGCAGCTGGTACTTCAAGCTCTTGCGCGACGGGCGCAGCGTGCACGACATCCGCGACAAGCTGATGTTCGGCGAATCGAACATCGGCGACACCGGCCACGAGGGCCACAACAAGGCCGCCAGCATGCCCGACGAGGCCGAGGTGTGCGGCTGCAACGGCGTGACCAAGGGCACCATCTGCAAGGCGATCAAGGAAAAGGGCCTGTTCACGCTGGACGAGGTCAAGAAGCACACCAAGGCCAGCGCCAGCTGCGGCTCGTGCACCGGCCTCGTGGAGCAGATCCTGATGTTCACCGCCGGCGGCGACTATTCGGCCACGCCCAAGAAGAAGGCGGTGTGCGGCTGCACCGATGCGAGCCACCAGGAGGTGCGCGACGCCATCAGGAAGGACCACCACCTGACGCACGACGCGGTGTACCGCCACCTGGGCTGGCGCACGCCCAACGGCTGCGCGACCTGCCGCCCGGCCGTGAACTACTACCTGATCAGCACCTGGCCCAAGGAGGCCAAGGACGATCCGCAGAGCCGCTTCATCAACGAGCGCAGCCACGCCAACATCCAGAAGGACGGCACCTATTCGGTGATTCCGCGGATGTGGGGCGGCCACACCACGCCGGACGAGCTGCGGCGCATCGCGGATGCGGCGGACAAGTACAAGATCCCCACCGTCAAGGTCACGGGCGGCCAGCGCATCGACCTGTTGGGGGTGAAGAAGGAAGACCTGGAGGGGGTGTGGAAGGACATCGGCATGCCGTCGGGCTTTGCCTATGCCAAGAGCCTGCGCACGGTGAAGACCTGCGTGGGCAGCGAGTGGTGCCGCTTCGGCACGCAGGATTCGACCCAGATGGGCAAGGACCTGGAGCGGGCGCTGTGGGCGATGTATTCGCCGCACAAGGTCAAGCTGGCGGTCTCGGGCTGCCCGCGCAACTGCGCGGAGGCCGGGATCAAGGACGTGGGGGTGATCGGGGTGGATTCGGGCTGGGAGCTCTATGTGGGGGGCAACGGCGGCATCAAGACGGAGGTGGCGCAGTTCCTGGTGAAGGTGAAGACGGCCGCCGAGGTGATGGAGTACTCGGGGGCGTTCCTGCAGCTGTACCGCGAGGAAGGCTGGTACCTGGAGCGCACGGTGCACTACATCGGGCGGGTGGGGCTGGACTATGTGAAGAAGAAGATCCTCGAAGACGAAGCCGGACGCAAGGCGCTGTGGGAGCGGCTGCAGTTCGCGCTGGACGGGGAGCCGGATCCTTGGTTCGAGTCGAGCCAGGCTTCTGTGGATGTGCGGCAGTTCACGCCGCTCACGGTGTAAGCGGGGGAAGCTTCTTGAAAAGACGACTCTTCATCGCTTCTTCCGCGCTTGCCGCAGTGGGCGCCCGCGCGCAGGTGGCCGACCTCAACGACGCCATCAACAAGGCGGGCCGCCAGCGCATGCTGTCGCAGCGCGCGAGCAAGGCTTATCTCGCGCTGGCGCAGAAAGTGGAAACGCGCAGCGCGCAACAAGTACTGGACAAATCGATTGCCCTGTTCGAAAGGCAGCTGACCGAGCTCAAGGCCTTCGCACCGAGCCCCGCCATTCGCGGCACCTACGACGCA containing:
- the nirB gene encoding nitrite reductase large subunit NirB; translation: MKKLKLVMVGNGMAGVRTLEELLKLAPDMYDITVFGAEPHPNYNRILLSPVLAGEQTVDEIVLNSWEWYSDNHITLHAGKKVVEVDRVKRIVRAEDGTEAPYDRLLMCTGSNPFMLPVPGKDLKGVIAYRDIADTDYMIETARTHKNAVVIGGGLLGLEAANGLMLRGMSVTVVHVMPWLMERQLDDVAGKLLQKSLEDRGLKFLIGAQTQELVGNDQGRVSAIRFKDGTEVAADLVVMAVGIRPNTELAEKMRLHCNRGIVVNDTMQTVTDARIYSVGECAAHRGIAYGLVAPLFEQAKVAANHLAQFGIGRYLGSLTSTKLKVTGIDLFSAGEFMGGEGTEEIVMSDPFGGVYKKLVIKDDKLVGACLYGDTVDGSWYFKLLRDGRSVHDIRDKLMFGESNIGDTGHEGHNKAASMPDEAEVCGCNGVTKGTICKAIKEKGLFTLDEVKKHTKASASCGSCTGLVEQILMFTAGGDYSATPKKKAVCGCTDASHQEVRDAIRKDHHLTHDAVYRHLGWRTPNGCATCRPAVNYYLISTWPKEAKDDPQSRFINERSHANIQKDGTYSVIPRMWGGHTTPDELRRIADAADKYKIPTVKVTGGQRIDLLGVKKEDLEGVWKDIGMPSGFAYAKSLRTVKTCVGSEWCRFGTQDSTQMGKDLERALWAMYSPHKVKLAVSGCPRNCAEAGIKDVGVIGVDSGWELYVGGNGGIKTEVAQFLVKVKTAAEVMEYSGAFLQLYREEGWYLERTVHYIGRVGLDYVKKKILEDEAGRKALWERLQFALDGEPDPWFESSQASVDVRQFTPLTV